The Pantoea eucalypti sequence GGAATCGGTGACGCGTTATCGCTTCACGCCACGCTGAGCCTCCGGCTGAAAAACGCGCAGTGCGTCACACACAGGCTTACGCGCTGCCCGCTTTTCCGTTATGGTATGGCGCAATCAGCTCGTGTATCAGGCGGGCAGCAGCAGGTTTCCAATCTCACAGAAACATCACAGTATTAAGGAGTTAAGCTATGGCTGTAACTAAGCTGGTTCTGGTGCGACACGGCGAAAGCCAGTGGAACAACGAAAACCGCTTTACCGGTTGGTATGATGTTGACCTTTCTGAGAAAGGTCGTGGCGAAGCCAAATCAGCAGGTCAGCTGCTGAAGAAAGAGGGCTTTGTTTTTGATTTTGCTTACACCTCCGTACTGAAGCGTGCCATTCATACGCTGTGGAATGTGCTGGATGAGCTGGATCAGGCCTGGCTGCCGGTTGAGAAAACCTGGCGTCTGAACGAGCGTCACTATGGTGCGCTGCAGGGTCTGGATAAAGCTGAAACTGCCGCCAAATATGGCGACGAGCAGGTTAAGCAGTGGCGTCGCGGCTTTGCCGTCACCCCGCCAGAGCTGGATCGTTCAGATGAGCGCTTCCCGGGCCATGACCCGCGTTACGCGAAACTGACCCCAGAGCAGCTGCCAACCACCGAAAGCCTGGCGCTGACCATCGACCGCGTTATCCCTTACTGGAACGACACCATTCTGCCGCGCATCAAAAGCGGTGAGAAAGTGATCATTGCCGCACACGGCAACTCACTGCGTGCACTGGTAAAATATCTGGATAACCTGAGCGAAGATGAAATCCTCGAACTGAACATCCCTACCGGCGTACCGCTGGTGTATGAGTTCGATGAAAACTTCAAACCGCTGAAACGCTACTACCTGGGCGACCAGGACGAGATTGCCGCGAAAGCTGCAGCCGTTGCGAATCAGGGTAAAGCGAAGTAATTCCTCGCTGAAAGGCAAAAAGGCCAGACGAAAGTCTGGCCTTTTTTTATTGATGACAACGTCTGGCCAGGCAAATCAGCCGCGGCGCTGTTTAACCGCTGCCGCCAGCTGACGCAGCACCTTGTCAGTATCTTCCCAGCCAATGCAGGCGTCGGTAACACTTTTGCCATAGACCAGCGGCTCGCCGCTCTCCAGGCTCTGGTTACCTTCCACCAGATGACTCTCAATCATCACACCGACAATCGCCTGCTCACCGTTAATCAGCTGCTGTGCAACATCGTCTGCCACGACCATCTGACGCTGGAACTGTTTGCTGCTGTTGGCATGGCTGAAATCGATCATCACCTGCTGTGGCAGACCCGCTTTTGCCAGACCCTCTTTGACCTCAGCCACATGCGGCGCGCTGTAGTTTGGCTCTTTT is a genomic window containing:
- the gpmA gene encoding 2,3-diphosphoglycerate-dependent phosphoglycerate mutase gives rise to the protein MAVTKLVLVRHGESQWNNENRFTGWYDVDLSEKGRGEAKSAGQLLKKEGFVFDFAYTSVLKRAIHTLWNVLDELDQAWLPVEKTWRLNERHYGALQGLDKAETAAKYGDEQVKQWRRGFAVTPPELDRSDERFPGHDPRYAKLTPEQLPTTESLALTIDRVIPYWNDTILPRIKSGEKVIIAAHGNSLRALVKYLDNLSEDEILELNIPTGVPLVYEFDENFKPLKRYYLGDQDEIAAKAAAVANQGKAK